The Candidatus Zixiibacteriota bacterium genome includes the window TCTTCAAACCGCTGGTCGATATTCTACCCGATAAGTTTCCGTACAAGAACAAGGCGATTAGGACCACGGTTTATCTCGACAGCGATCTGGACACAATATTTTTGGATAATTACTCGACTTTCTCGCGAGCGATGCAGGAATCGCTTTACGGAGAAGGTGTGCTCAACGGATACAATTTCGACCGGCTCTACAGCGGATACCACAGCTATTACCGTATGAACAACGCGCGAGGTATGCTCGATCGGATTTTATATGCTGATATCAAGACCTATCTTTTGGAGCTGTTGATGAAACAGGACCAGATGTCGATGGCGGCCTCGATCGAAAGCCGGGTGCCGTTTCTGGATCACAGGCTGGTCGAATTTACCGCTTCACTTCCGCGCGAGATGAAAATCAAGGGGTTCGACACCAAGCGGATCCTGAGGATGGCAATGAAGGATCGCATACCTGAGCCGATTTTGTCGCGATCCAAAAAAGGCTTTCCAGTTCCGATCGCAAAATGGTTCAGGGGAGAATACAAAGATTATGCGCGTGATATCCTGTTCGACCATAGAACCGCACAGCGGGGTATTTTCCGCCCGGAAGCTGTCGAACATATCTGGAACAAGCATCAGAGCGGAGATCGTAACTTCTCCGACCAGATCTGGACTTTATTGAACTTCGAGTTGTGGCAGAGGATTTACCTCGAAAAAGAGGATCCATCATCACTCACACCGGCCTGATTCCGGGAAAGCAGGGTAGAATGAAAATTCTATGGATTAAATCAGATTATCTCTATCCGGCGGACACCGGGGGCAAGATTCGAAGCTATAATATCCTCAAAAACCTGGCGAAAAAGCATCAGGTCAGCTACCTGTGCCTGGCCGACGAGGAACCGTCACAGGAAGCGCTCGATCACTTGCGAAGTTTTTGCGAGCGGGTAGACTATGTTCGCTTCAATCCCGAGAAAAAATTCAGTCCGCGGTTTTATCTGAAACTGTTGTTAAACCTGTTTTCACCCCGACCGTACGTGATAAACAAATACCTGAATTCTGAGATAA containing:
- the asnB gene encoding asparagine synthase (glutamine-hydrolyzing), whose translation is NHDALAEQMALKYTLDEQTLFTGIKKLMPGYSLTCQNSKIDLRKYWDIVYQSPAGGMSERDYVDRFLELFDESVRLRLMADVPLGMFLSGGIDSSAIAARMSRMVNRPIETFSVAFKERAFNEFEYSRMSAEQCGAVRHEVTMAPAQFFDHLPRMIWHEDEPIAHPSSIALYFVAKLASDHVKVVLTGEGSDELLGGYERYYQTIYNLMAGKFIPRPVRRHIFKPLVDILPDKFPYKNKAIRTTVYLDSDLDTIFLDNYSTFSRAMQESLYGEGVLNGYNFDRLYSGYHSYYRMNNARGMLDRILYADIKTYLLELLMKQDQMSMAASIESRVPFLDHRLVEFTASLPREMKIKGFDTKRILRMAMKDRIPEPILSRSKKGFPVPIAKWFRGEYKDYARDILFDHRTAQRGIFRPEAVEHIWNKHQSGDRNFSDQIWTLLNFELWQRIYLEKEDPSSLTPA